In Pedobacter sp. SL55, the following proteins share a genomic window:
- the rplJ gene encoding 50S ribosomal protein L10, producing the protein MNREEKQEVVLALQEKMQEFGNFYIADTSGLSVEKVNNIRRKCFESGIEMQVAKNTLIKKAIEGLEGDASEIFPALKGQSALLFSKVGNGPAKLIKSLRKGKGEDKPQLKGAYVDTAIFVGDNQLDALVSLKSREELIGEIVGLLQSPAKNVVSALQSGGGKIAGIVKTLQERG; encoded by the coding sequence ATGAACAGAGAAGAAAAACAAGAAGTAGTTTTAGCTCTACAAGAGAAAATGCAGGAGTTCGGTAATTTTTATATTGCTGATACTTCAGGCTTATCTGTTGAAAAAGTAAATAACATCCGTCGTAAATGTTTCGAGAGCGGTATCGAGATGCAAGTTGCTAAAAACACTTTGATCAAAAAAGCGATCGAAGGTTTGGAAGGCGATGCATCAGAGATATTCCCAGCATTAAAAGGTCAATCTGCCTTATTATTTTCTAAAGTAGGAAATGGTCCAGCTAAGCTGATCAAATCTTTAAGAAAAGGTAAAGGCGAAGATAAACCTCAATTGAAAGGCGCTTATGTTGATACAGCAATTTTCGTTGGCGATAACCAATTAGACGCATTAGTAAGTCTTAAATCAAGAGAAGAACTTATTGGCGAAATCGTTGGATTATTACAATCACCAGCTAAGAACGTTGTGTCTGCGTTACAATCAGGCGGAGGCAAAATCGCAGGTATTGTTAAAACACTACAAGAAAGAGGTTAA
- the rplK gene encoding 50S ribosomal protein L11, whose protein sequence is MAKEVSAMIKLQIKGGAANPSPPVGPALGAKGVNIMEFCKQFNARTQDKPGKVLPVVITVYADKSFDFIIKTPPVAIQLLDATKLQSGSAEPNRKKVGSVTWDQVKAIAEDKMPDLNAFTIESAMSMVAGTARSMGITVSGDAPFN, encoded by the coding sequence ATGGCAAAAGAAGTCAGTGCAATGATCAAATTACAGATCAAGGGCGGAGCTGCAAACCCATCGCCACCAGTAGGACCTGCATTAGGTGCTAAAGGTGTGAACATCATGGAGTTTTGTAAACAATTCAATGCTCGTACCCAAGATAAGCCAGGTAAAGTTTTACCAGTTGTAATTACTGTATATGCTGACAAGTCTTTCGATTTCATCATCAAAACCCCTCCAGTTGCTATCCAATTATTGGATGCTACTAAATTACAGAGTGGTTCTGCTGAGCCAAACCGTAAAAAAGTTGGATCGGTGACTTGGGATCAAGTTAAGGCAATTGCTGAAGATAAAATGCCTGATTTAAATGCATTTACTATCGAATCAGCAATGAGTATGGTTGCTGGTACAGCACGTAGCATGGGTATCACTGTTTCAGGTGATGCGCCTTTTAACTAA
- the nusG gene encoding transcription termination/antitermination protein NusG — MNDQLKWYVVRAVSGKEKKVKQYLDSEISRLGLSHLVPQVLIPTEKYYQMKDGKKIAKERNYYPGYVMIEAALDGELEHVIKGINSVIGFLGDKAGNAIPMRQAEVNRILGKVDEMSQQSETMNVAYYVGENVKVMDGPFNGFSGIIEEVNEEKKKLKVMVKIFGRKTPLELNYMQVEKE; from the coding sequence ATGAACGATCAGCTAAAATGGTACGTTGTTAGAGCGGTAAGTGGTAAAGAGAAGAAAGTAAAACAATACCTTGATTCGGAAATTAGCCGTTTAGGATTATCGCATCTAGTTCCTCAAGTATTGATCCCAACGGAGAAATACTATCAAATGAAGGATGGTAAGAAGATTGCTAAAGAACGTAACTACTACCCAGGATATGTGATGATTGAAGCAGCTTTAGATGGAGAGTTAGAGCACGTAATTAAAGGGATTAATAGTGTAATTGGTTTCTTAGGTGATAAAGCTGGTAATGCCATTCCGATGAGACAGGCAGAAGTTAACCGTATTTTAGGTAAGGTTGATGAGATGAGCCAACAAAGCGAAACGATGAATGTTGCTTATTACGTCGGTGAAAACGTTAAAGTAATGGACGGCCCTTTCAACGGCTTCTCAGGTATTATCGAAGAAGTAAATGAAGAGAAGAAAAAACTAAAAGTAATGGTTAAGATTTTTGGACGTAAAACTCCGCTTGAGCTTAACTATATGCAAGTAGAAAAAGAATAA
- the secE gene encoding preprotein translocase subunit SecE, which produces MAKVVQFIKESYEEMTQKVTWPTWGDLQNSAVLVLVASAIISLVIMAMDKGANYILETFYNSL; this is translated from the coding sequence ATGGCTAAGGTAGTTCAATTTATAAAAGAATCGTACGAAGAAATGACCCAAAAGGTAACTTGGCCTACTTGGGGTGACCTACAAAATTCAGCAGTGTTGGTTTTAGTGGCTTCAGCAATTATCTCTCTTGTTATTATGGCAATGGATAAAGGAGCTAACTACATTCTTGAAACTTTTTACAATTCACTTTAA
- the tuf gene encoding elongation factor Tu, protein MAKEKFDRSKPHLNIGTIGHVDHGKTTLTAAITKVLSDAGLSEARSFDSIDSAPEEKERGITINTAHVEYSTANRHYAHVDCPGHADYVKNMVTGAAQMDGAIIVVAATDGPMPQTREHILLARQVGVPSLVVFMNKVDMVDDPELLELVEMEVRELLSFYEFPGDDIPVIQGSALGGLNGDPKWVAKIMELMDAVDNYVPIPPRLTDLPFLMPVEDVFSITGRGTVATGRIERGVINSGDPVEILGMGAENLKSTVTGVEMFRKILDYGEAGDNVGLLLRGIEKTDIRRGMVICKPGSVTPHTDFKAEIYVLSKAEGGRHTPFFNKYRPQFYFRTTDVTGEISLAEGTEMVMPGDNVTITVKLINAIAMEKGLRFAIREGGRTVGAGQVTEILA, encoded by the coding sequence ATGGCAAAAGAAAAGTTTGACCGCAGTAAGCCGCACTTAAACATCGGTACAATCGGTCACGTTGACCACGGTAAAACAACCTTAACAGCAGCAATTACTAAAGTATTGTCTGACGCAGGTTTGTCTGAGGCACGTTCATTCGATTCAATTGACTCTGCTCCAGAGGAAAAAGAAAGAGGTATCACTATCAATACTGCTCACGTTGAGTATTCAACAGCTAACCGTCACTATGCACACGTTGACTGTCCAGGTCACGCGGATTACGTGAAAAACATGGTTACTGGTGCTGCTCAAATGGACGGTGCTATCATCGTAGTAGCTGCAACTGATGGTCCAATGCCACAAACTCGTGAGCACATTCTTTTGGCTCGTCAGGTAGGTGTACCTTCATTAGTTGTATTCATGAACAAAGTGGATATGGTTGATGATCCTGAGTTATTAGAACTAGTTGAAATGGAAGTTCGTGAATTATTATCTTTCTACGAATTCCCAGGTGATGATATTCCAGTAATCCAAGGTTCTGCACTAGGTGGATTAAACGGTGATCCAAAATGGGTTGCTAAAATCATGGAGTTAATGGATGCTGTAGATAACTACGTACCAATCCCTCCACGTTTAACAGATCTTCCTTTCTTGATGCCTGTTGAAGACGTATTCTCAATTACTGGTCGTGGTACTGTTGCTACAGGTCGTATTGAGCGTGGTGTAATCAACTCTGGTGATCCAGTAGAAATCTTAGGTATGGGTGCTGAGAACTTAAAATCTACAGTAACTGGTGTTGAGATGTTCCGTAAAATCTTAGATTACGGTGAAGCTGGTGATAACGTAGGTTTATTGTTACGTGGTATTGAGAAAACTGATATCCGTCGTGGTATGGTTATCTGTAAACCAGGTTCAGTAACTCCTCACACAGATTTCAAAGCTGAGATCTATGTATTATCAAAAGCAGAAGGTGGTCGTCACACTCCATTCTTCAACAAATACCGTCCTCAATTCTATTTCCGTACTACAGACGTAACTGGTGAAATTTCATTAGCTGAAGGTACTGAAATGGTAATGCCAGGTGATAACGTTACAATCACAGTTAAATTAATTAACGCGATTGCAATGGAAAAAGGTCTACGTTTCGCTATCCGTGAAGGTGGTAGAACAGTAGGTGCTGGTCAGGTAACTGAAATCTTAGCTTAA
- the hpf gene encoding ribosome hibernation-promoting factor, HPF/YfiA family, with the protein MKIRVQSIHFNADKKLLEFIQKKVDKLDQFFDQIISGEVYLKLENVEDEANKISEIKLIVPGGTLFAKEQCKSFEEATDLAIESLRKQITKHKDKTRAKLSEHKALSNADELSDY; encoded by the coding sequence ATGAAAATCAGAGTTCAGTCTATCCATTTCAATGCAGACAAGAAGTTATTGGAGTTTATTCAAAAGAAAGTAGATAAGTTAGATCAGTTTTTTGATCAGATTATAAGTGGAGAAGTTTACCTGAAACTTGAAAATGTAGAAGACGAAGCTAACAAAATAAGCGAAATTAAGCTAATTGTACCCGGCGGTACTTTGTTTGCGAAAGAGCAATGTAAGTCTTTCGAAGAGGCTACCGATTTGGCAATAGAGTCGTTAAGGAAACAAATTACCAAGCACAAAGATAAAACTAGAGCAAAATTAAGTGAGCATAAGGCACTAAGTAATGCAGATGAACTGTCTGATTACTAG
- a CDS encoding tyrosine-type recombinase/integrase: MLINDFLAYLKYEKRYSPHTLLAYSTDLLQFENFLKSDSSTSVQLVKASDVKNFMVYLFQEKGLAEKAVNRKLSSLKSFYKFLQRQGKLTTNPTVLIKTLKTAKKLPVFIEEVKMDAVLDSEHSFDDSFSGKRDRLVVELLFGTGIRLAELLGLKEEDFNAYEGTIKVLGKRSKERIIPLHKALQKEVIEFTALKKTQNFDNKSSYLIVTNSGERAYPNLIYRIVHSCLKLVSTHEKKSPHVLRHSFASSLLNRGADLNAIKELLGHASLAATQVYTHNSVERLKSIYKQAHPRA; encoded by the coding sequence ATGCTGATCAACGATTTTCTCGCCTATCTAAAGTATGAAAAGCGTTACTCGCCACATACTTTGTTAGCGTACAGTACAGATTTGTTGCAGTTCGAAAATTTTCTGAAATCAGATTCTTCAACCAGTGTTCAGTTAGTCAAAGCCTCAGATGTTAAAAATTTCATGGTGTACTTATTTCAAGAAAAAGGGCTTGCAGAAAAGGCTGTCAATAGAAAGTTGTCTTCTTTAAAAAGCTTTTATAAGTTTCTACAACGGCAAGGTAAGCTAACCACAAACCCAACTGTTTTAATTAAAACACTAAAAACAGCCAAAAAACTTCCTGTATTTATAGAGGAGGTAAAAATGGATGCTGTGTTAGATAGTGAGCATAGTTTTGATGATAGTTTCTCTGGCAAAAGAGATCGGTTGGTGGTAGAGTTGTTGTTTGGCACAGGTATACGTTTGGCCGAGCTCTTGGGGCTTAAAGAAGAAGATTTTAATGCCTATGAGGGCACTATTAAGGTGCTTGGTAAAAGAAGCAAAGAGCGTATTATTCCTTTACACAAAGCTTTGCAAAAGGAAGTAATAGAATTTACGGCATTAAAAAAAACGCAAAATTTCGATAACAAAAGTTCTTATCTAATCGTTACCAATAGCGGAGAAAGGGCTTATCCCAATCTCATTTACCGTATCGTACACAGTTGTTTGAAATTGGTATCAACCCACGAAAAGAAAAGCCCGCATGTGCTGCGGCACTCTTTTGCAAGTAGTTTGTTAAACAGGGGTGCAGATTTGAATGCAATTAAAGAACTTTTGGGGCACGCCAGTTTGGCTGCAACACAAGTGTATACACACAATTCAGTAGAAAGATTAAAGTCCATTTATAAACAAGCCCATCCTAGGGCGTAA
- the rpsU gene encoding 30S ribosomal protein S21 yields MIMINIKDGESLDKALKRFKKKFEKTGVLRELRSRQAYEKKSVTRRTEVKKAVYIQGLNQEGTL; encoded by the coding sequence ATGATCATGATCAATATTAAAGATGGTGAATCGTTAGATAAAGCGTTAAAGCGTTTTAAAAAGAAATTCGAAAAAACTGGTGTTTTAAGAGAACTACGTAGCCGTCAAGCATACGAGAAAAAATCTGTAACTCGCCGTACCGAAGTTAAGAAAGCGGTTTACATTCAAGGATTAAATCAAGAAGGAACACTTTAA
- a CDS encoding ComEA family DNA-binding protein: MKNWLINTFGFSKREYNGLLFLVIIIVAVTLFPYLYQYHLDHNVPPSANEKLALEKLVLVDRYNKKRFGTARTQIDDESPTRSVKYFTFNPNTITEKEWQQFGLSYKQAMSIVNYVKKGGKFYKPEDLKKMYTISPEKYEALLPYVSIPKTVQLDKKDAFTYAKKEAVMIEINTADTLELDKIKGVGAAFARRIVKYRERLGGFYNKEQLFEVYGVDTPKFNEIKDQIKIDLEGIKKININTAEFDDLKRHPYLSFKQMNAIIQYRKQHGAYQSIADLSKVLILKPENIQKIAPYLSF; this comes from the coding sequence ATGAAAAACTGGTTAATCAATACTTTTGGGTTTAGTAAACGAGAATACAACGGACTTTTGTTCTTGGTTATCATCATTGTTGCTGTTACCTTATTTCCTTACTTGTACCAATATCATTTAGATCACAATGTTCCACCATCGGCTAACGAAAAGCTGGCGTTAGAGAAATTGGTTTTAGTAGATCGGTACAATAAGAAGCGATTTGGTACTGCTCGTACACAAATTGACGATGAGTCTCCTACACGTTCGGTAAAATATTTCACGTTTAACCCAAATACCATTACCGAGAAAGAGTGGCAACAATTTGGACTGTCTTATAAGCAGGCCATGTCTATCGTAAATTATGTAAAAAAAGGAGGGAAGTTTTACAAACCAGAAGATTTGAAAAAGATGTACACCATTTCGCCAGAAAAATACGAAGCCTTGCTACCCTACGTATCTATTCCCAAAACAGTGCAATTAGATAAAAAAGACGCATTTACTTATGCAAAGAAAGAGGCTGTTATGATAGAAATTAATACTGCCGATACCCTAGAACTCGATAAAATTAAAGGCGTGGGCGCTGCTTTTGCCCGAAGAATTGTAAAATATCGAGAACGTTTGGGAGGTTTCTATAACAAGGAGCAGCTGTTTGAAGTGTATGGTGTAGATACGCCAAAGTTTAATGAGATTAAAGACCAAATTAAGATTGATCTAGAAGGAATAAAGAAAATTAACATTAATACCGCCGAATTTGACGATTTGAAACGACATCCATACCTCAGTTTTAAGCAAATGAATGCTATTATCCAGTACAGGAAACAGCACGGAGCTTACCAAAGCATAGCTGATTTAAGTAAAGTGCTCATTCTAAAACCAGAAAATATCCAGAAAATTGCTCCATATCTCAGCTTCTAA
- a CDS encoding lysophospholipid acyltransferase family protein encodes MKIITKQEFAHATKIDKLGVPGLATLLMEVMKLNDINKVFSMNQHFEGLEFVDKILETIGVSIDFDEDDLKHIPKTGGFIAIANHPYGGVEGLALVKLLCTVRPEAKVMVNFILKKIPNLSEFFVAVNPFENVQHSSSISGLKSTFDLLKSGTPIGIFPAGEVSTFNLEKQEITDRLWHPVVGKLVAKAKLPVVPIYFHGNNGVLFNILSFIHPTLRTAKLPSEFLNKQGLKIKVRIGKPIKIEDINYNKDTNKLLDFLRARTYALGTNLEQEKKLFNPINLFKIKKKPEEIVAETNKELMVKEVTGLTDYRVWEEKNYEVYIVPTTTIPNILREIGRLREITFRQVGEGSNKKIDLDNYDIYYNHLFIWDKEAQMIVGAYRIGKGDEILDTMGKRGFYISELFKIKEPFYPILRQGIELGRSWIRKEYQLKPLPLFLLWKGILKYLILNPQYRYMIGPVSISNSFSKFSKSLIVDFITKNHFDYELAHYVKPRNKFKADLSPIDTDLLIEQSESLKDLDGLIGDIENNHIKIPVLLRQYMNLNAKIICFNIDPKFSDCLDGFLVVDTHKIPADILEKVGKNL; translated from the coding sequence ATGAAGATTATTACTAAACAAGAGTTTGCACATGCAACCAAGATAGATAAGTTGGGGGTTCCGGGATTGGCAACACTGTTAATGGAAGTAATGAAACTAAATGACATTAACAAAGTGTTTTCGATGAACCAACATTTTGAAGGTTTAGAGTTTGTAGACAAAATATTGGAAACCATTGGTGTTTCTATAGATTTTGATGAAGATGACCTAAAGCACATTCCAAAAACTGGTGGCTTTATTGCCATTGCCAACCACCCTTATGGCGGTGTAGAAGGTTTAGCTTTGGTAAAGCTGCTTTGTACGGTTAGGCCAGAAGCCAAGGTAATGGTAAACTTCATTCTCAAAAAAATACCCAACCTTAGTGAGTTTTTTGTGGCGGTAAATCCATTTGAGAATGTACAGCACTCTTCGAGCATAAGTGGCCTAAAATCAACGTTTGACCTACTTAAAAGTGGTACGCCTATTGGTATTTTTCCAGCCGGAGAAGTATCTACCTTTAACCTAGAGAAACAGGAAATTACCGACAGACTTTGGCACCCGGTAGTAGGTAAATTGGTTGCCAAAGCGAAACTTCCCGTAGTGCCAATTTACTTTCATGGCAACAATGGCGTGCTGTTTAACATCTTAAGTTTTATCCATCCTACTTTAAGGACGGCTAAATTACCTTCGGAGTTTTTAAACAAACAAGGTTTAAAAATTAAAGTGCGCATTGGCAAGCCCATCAAAATTGAAGACATTAATTACAATAAAGACACCAATAAATTACTAGACTTTTTAAGGGCTAGAACTTACGCATTGGGCACCAACTTAGAACAAGAAAAGAAACTTTTTAATCCAATTAATCTTTTTAAGATAAAGAAAAAACCTGAAGAAATTGTTGCAGAAACCAACAAGGAGCTGATGGTTAAGGAAGTTACCGGCCTAACTGATTACCGTGTTTGGGAAGAGAAAAATTACGAGGTATATATTGTTCCAACAACAACCATTCCGAACATTTTAAGAGAAATTGGCCGTTTAAGAGAAATTACTTTTAGGCAGGTTGGCGAGGGTTCTAATAAGAAGATAGATCTAGATAACTACGATATTTATTATAACCACCTTTTTATTTGGGACAAAGAAGCACAGATGATTGTAGGCGCTTACCGTATTGGCAAGGGCGATGAGATTTTGGACACCATGGGTAAACGTGGATTTTATATCTCGGAGCTGTTTAAAATTAAAGAACCGTTTTATCCAATTTTAAGACAAGGCATTGAATTGGGCAGATCGTGGATTAGAAAAGAATATCAGTTGAAACCACTGCCTCTTTTCTTATTGTGGAAAGGCATTTTGAAATACTTGATATTGAACCCCCAGTACCGCTATATGATTGGGCCGGTAAGTATCAGTAACAGTTTTTCTAAGTTCAGTAAATCTTTGATTGTAGATTTTATTACCAAAAACCATTTCGACTACGAATTGGCACACTACGTAAAACCAAGAAATAAATTTAAGGCAGATCTTAGTCCGATAGATACCGATTTATTGATTGAGCAGAGCGAAAGTTTAAAGGATTTAGATGGCTTGATTGGCGATATTGAAAACAACCACATTAAAATACCAGTATTGTTGCGCCAGTACATGAACCTAAATGCAAAAATCATTTGTTTCAATATAGATCCTAAATTTTCTGATTGCTTGGATGGATTTTTAGTAGTGGATACGCACAAAATACCAGCAGATATATTAGAAAAGGTTGGGAAGAACCTGTAA
- a CDS encoding TonB-dependent receptor, translating to MKSQLTLKKALLTILFVLGSVLVFAQGTGKIAGTVTDKATGETLISAAVKVVGTNKVAGTDANGKYAIGGLAAGKYTLEVSYVSFLPKTIKLIEVKENTTTTLNIALEEASSTLNQVVVSGKANKESNTALLAERKNSTLVVQKIGAQELSRKGLSNVAEGVSKIAGVSMVGNKNVFVRGLGDRYNNTTLNGLPIPSTNPDLKLIPLDIFPTSVVKNIGVTKSYSPELYGDFSGGSIDIVTKDYPEQGFFKVGLSSGYNSITTGKDFYTTQRSFLNFAGFDRGERALPPAIDNMRIYRSTERPNLKPNFATQWSPETITAPVATGFSLSGGNSYDLGNSRKFGYLASLGYKNDLRFNDGISAIYNAQQAPDYLYQTERFSYTTNTSALLNLYYKPGSKSSYSVTGMFVNDSSNDIFNQQGFKADLSGDIYARRNAYVQNSLLTGQFSGTNSFSERFNLKYTLGYTNITGSTPDRVQNTFIDNMNATYSFLKLNSSDNHRFFADLNEDDFSGNITAELRSKNVESAFKTLQFGFQGRYKARVFNSRQFETKIGLNPVLKLDQVDLYLNDNNLGSGDDANTFRYDESYYAPNNYEADLTIAASFVNFNFEFNKKLKLIAGVRAEYSEQNTYYKLGSQTYDSPFRVKTIDGLDLLPALTLKYALDDKSNVLFAASKTISRPQFVEAAPFRYNVGFGIAEGEGNPDLVNSDNYNVDLKYEFYPSSGEILAISAFGKYINKPIELSQVNSADPLFTYINTDNAMLAGVELEYNRNIGALFSSSSKALQNMSLGFNGSYIYSKIDISQETINNSAKPIAPTNRSRPLFGASPYLINFDYSYKHNWSTKSNTTFTLAYNVFGKRLFVAGAQQAGDIYEMPVNTLDFIINTKLNNKIGLDFNFGNILNPDIKFQQEYKDNNLPYNQYKRGMNIGVNLNYTF from the coding sequence TTGAAATCACAATTAACTCTAAAAAAAGCACTACTAACCATCCTATTCGTGTTAGGCAGTGTACTTGTTTTCGCACAGGGAACAGGAAAAATTGCAGGAACTGTAACGGATAAAGCTACTGGAGAGACACTAATTAGTGCTGCGGTTAAGGTAGTGGGCACAAATAAAGTTGCAGGTACTGATGCTAACGGAAAATATGCAATTGGCGGTTTAGCAGCCGGGAAGTATACGCTTGAAGTTTCTTACGTTAGTTTTCTTCCGAAGACCATCAAATTAATTGAGGTAAAAGAGAATACCACAACTACCTTAAATATTGCTTTAGAAGAAGCAAGTTCTACCTTAAATCAGGTAGTAGTTTCTGGAAAAGCAAATAAGGAATCGAATACCGCTCTACTTGCCGAACGTAAAAACTCTACCTTAGTGGTTCAAAAAATTGGTGCACAAGAGCTAAGCCGTAAAGGTTTGTCTAACGTTGCCGAAGGCGTAAGCAAAATTGCTGGCGTATCTATGGTTGGCAACAAAAATGTTTTTGTTAGAGGCTTAGGAGATCGATATAATAACACCACGTTAAACGGACTGCCAATTCCTTCCACAAATCCAGATTTAAAATTAATTCCTTTAGATATTTTCCCTACTTCGGTGGTTAAAAATATTGGTGTAACTAAATCTTATTCTCCAGAATTGTACGGGGATTTTTCTGGTGGATCAATTGATATCGTAACTAAAGATTATCCGGAGCAAGGTTTCTTTAAAGTTGGCTTGTCTAGCGGATATAATTCAATTACCACAGGTAAAGATTTTTATACTACCCAAAGAAGCTTTTTAAATTTCGCGGGTTTTGATAGAGGCGAAAGGGCATTGCCGCCAGCGATTGATAATATGCGCATTTACAGATCTACGGAGCGCCCTAACCTAAAACCAAATTTCGCAACTCAATGGTCGCCAGAAACTATTACCGCACCAGTGGCTACAGGTTTCTCATTATCTGGAGGTAATTCGTACGATTTAGGTAACAGCAGAAAGTTTGGCTACTTAGCTAGTTTAGGTTATAAAAATGATTTGCGTTTTAATGATGGTATAAGTGCAATTTACAACGCACAGCAAGCTCCAGATTATTTGTACCAAACAGAACGTTTTAGCTATACTACCAATACTTCTGCTTTGCTAAATTTATACTACAAACCAGGGAGCAAGAGTAGCTATAGTGTAACTGGTATGTTTGTTAACGATTCGAGCAATGATATCTTCAACCAGCAAGGTTTTAAAGCAGATTTAAGTGGAGATATTTATGCGAGAAGGAATGCTTATGTACAAAATTCATTATTAACGGGTCAATTTTCTGGAACGAATAGCTTTAGCGAGCGTTTTAATTTGAAATATACTTTAGGTTACACCAACATCACGGGAAGTACACCAGATAGGGTTCAGAACACATTTATAGACAATATGAATGCGACTTACTCTTTCTTAAAGCTTAATAGTAGTGATAACCACAGATTTTTTGCAGATTTAAATGAAGACGATTTCTCGGGAAACATTACCGCCGAGCTGAGATCGAAAAATGTAGAATCAGCTTTTAAAACCTTACAATTTGGTTTTCAAGGTAGGTACAAAGCTAGAGTTTTCAATTCTAGACAGTTTGAAACAAAAATTGGTTTAAACCCTGTGCTTAAGTTAGATCAAGTAGATCTTTATTTAAATGATAATAATTTAGGTAGCGGCGACGATGCTAACACCTTTAGGTATGACGAGTCTTACTATGCGCCAAATAACTACGAAGCAGACTTAACCATTGCCGCTTCATTTGTAAACTTTAATTTCGAATTTAATAAGAAGTTAAAATTAATTGCTGGTGTAAGAGCAGAATATTCTGAACAAAATACTTACTACAAATTAGGTAGCCAAACTTACGATTCTCCTTTTAGGGTAAAAACAATTGACGGGTTAGATCTATTACCTGCATTAACTTTGAAGTATGCGCTTGATGATAAATCTAACGTGTTGTTTGCGGCAAGCAAAACAATTTCACGCCCACAATTTGTAGAGGCTGCACCATTTAGATACAATGTTGGTTTTGGTATAGCCGAAGGTGAAGGTAATCCAGATTTGGTAAATAGTGATAATTACAATGTTGATTTGAAATATGAATTTTACCCATCTAGTGGCGAAATTTTAGCCATTAGTGCTTTTGGAAAATATATCAATAAACCTATTGAGTTGAGCCAAGTAAATTCGGCAGATCCGCTATTCACTTATATTAATACCGATAATGCCATGTTAGCTGGAGTTGAGTTAGAGTACAATAGAAATATTGGTGCTTTATTTTCTTCTTCTTCAAAAGCTTTACAAAATATGTCTTTAGGTTTTAATGGTTCATATATCTACAGTAAAATTGATATCAGTCAAGAAACCATAAACAACTCTGCTAAGCCAATAGCCCCTACCAACCGCTCTAGGCCTTTGTTTGGTGCCTCTCCATACTTAATCAATTTCGATTATAGCTACAAGCACAATTGGTCTACGAAATCTAACACCACATTTACTTTAGCTTACAATGTGTTTGGTAAACGTCTATTTGTAGCTGGAGCACAACAAGCGGGAGACATTTATGAAATGCCTGTAAATACCTTAGATTTTATTATCAATACAAAGTTGAATAACAAAATAGGATTAGACTTTAACTTCGGCAACATCCTAAATCCAGACATCAAATTCCAGCAAGAATACAAAGACAACAATCTTCCTTACAATCAATATAAAAGAGGAATGAATATCGGTGTTAACCTTAACTACACATTCTAG
- a CDS encoding DUF962 domain-containing protein, whose protein sequence is MEQTERKPVDILFDKYAESHQDGTNKLIHWICVPLIVFSLLGLVWQIPFPQLAFLGQYQTFFNWASFLLAFSLYYYFTLSPVLFFLMIWVVGAMSFVIVRIEQAVGLGSGTAYGVYALIFVLAWIGQFIGHKIEGKKPSFLEDVKFLLIGPIWLLHFICKKIGLKY, encoded by the coding sequence ATGGAACAAACTGAAAGAAAGCCAGTAGATATCTTATTTGATAAATATGCAGAAAGCCATCAAGATGGAACTAACAAACTTATCCATTGGATTTGCGTGCCACTGATTGTTTTTAGTCTGTTAGGCTTAGTTTGGCAAATTCCTTTTCCGCAATTGGCATTTCTAGGTCAGTACCAAACCTTCTTTAATTGGGCATCTTTCCTGCTAGCTTTTTCATTGTACTATTATTTTACCTTATCGCCAGTTTTATTCTTCTTGATGATTTGGGTAGTGGGAGCGATGAGCTTTGTAATCGTAAGAATAGAACAAGCGGTGGGCTTAGGTAGTGGCACAGCTTATGGTGTCTACGCCTTAATTTTTGTGCTGGCTTGGATTGGTCAATTCATTGGTCATAAGATAGAAGGTAAAAAGCCGTCATTTTTAGAAGATGTTAAGTTTTTGTTAATTGGCCCAATTTGGTTATTACACTTTATCTGTAAAAAAATCGGCTTAAAATATTAA